The window GCGGTGAAAAACGTCGCGAGGAAGGCCAGATGCAAGGCGCTCACCGCGCAGCGACCGAGGCATATCAAGAAGATAGGTGAGGGAGCGAGCAGTGCGCAACGCCGCAGATGGCCTCCGCAGCAGTTTTTCATCGTCCTGCTAGGCGGGACGGAGCCAGTTCCACCACGAGCCCAACCAAGGCAGGAGCACCATTCATGCAAGCGGTCTTTCTGGACACCACCTCCCTGGACCGGGAGGACCTGGATCGCGGGCCCCTGGAGGCGAGCGCGACGGATTGGTCCTTCTTCGACGAGACGCCGGCGGATGCCGTCCCGGAGCGCATCCGGGAGGCGGAAGTGGTGATCTCCAACAAGGTCCCCCTGGACGCGGAGGCCATCCGGGGCGCGCCCAACCTCCGGCTCATTTGCATCGCCGCCACCGGCACCAACAACGTGGACCTGGAGGCGGCCCGCCAGCGGGGCGTCGCGGTCACCAACGTGGTGGGCTACGCCACACCCGCCGTGGTGCAGCACGTCTTCGGCCTGGTCCTGGCCCTCACCACCCGTCTGCAGGACTACACCGCCGCGGTGGCCGCCGGGCGGTGGTCGCAGAGCCCCCACTTCTGCCTGCTGGATTTCCCCATCGCCGAGCTGGCCGGCCGGACCCTGGGGGTGGTGGGCCACGGCGAGCTCGGCGGCAACGTGGCGCGGGTAGCGGAGGCCTTCGGCATGCAGGTACGGGTCGCCCAGCTGCCGGGGCGTCCCGAGCGTCCGGGACGGATTCCCCTGAATGAGTTGCTCCCCGACGTGGACGTCCTGACCCTCCACTGCCCCCTGACCCCCGAGACGGAGAACCTCATCGGACGGGCCGAGCTGGAGCGGCTGCCCGACGACGCCCTGCTCATCAACACCGCACGCGGAGGCATCGTGGATGAGCCCGCGCTGGCGGAGGCCCTGCGCGAGGGCCGCCTGGGCGGGGCGGGCGTGGACGTGCTGACCCGGGAGCCGCCCCCCGCCGACCACGTCCTGCTGGCCCCGGACATCCCCAACCTGATCGTCACCCCCCACGTGGCCTGGGCCACCCGGGCGGCCCGTCAACGCATGGTGGAAGAGCTGGCCGCCAACATCGGGGCCTTCCAGCGGGGCGAGGAGCGCAACCGGGTGGTCTGAGCCCTCTGAGCAGGGCCGCCGCCTGGCCCCTACCTCCCAAGGGGCTCCCCAGGGACCGCCCCAGGGAAGTGGGGAAGGGTCCCTAGGTCCTATCCGCATCAAGTTCGAAGAACCCCATCCCTTCCCTAAAGGAATTCCCCATTCACTGATAGAATTTTCCCCACCTTGCGGTCTTGCCCTCTTCCGTTAACTGGGGCAACCTTTTGTGCCGAACGGACTGCCATCTGGGGGGGACCATGCAGGATCCGACCACCATTTCCACGAACGGTAGATCGATGAACCGACTCATCGCTGTGATTTGCCTCTGCATTTTCCTGCTCCCGAGCTGGGCGGGCGCCCGCTATGTCCCGGAGCCCCCCGGGACCCCCGCCGAGGCAGCCATCCTGATGGACGCCAAGTCGGGCCGGATCCTCGCCAGCCAGAATCCCGACAAGGAGCATCCCCCCGCCAGCCTGGCCAAGCTGATGACCGCCTACATCACCTTCCAGGCCCTCGAGGAAGGCCGGATCTCCCTGGAGGACAAGGTCCGCATCAGCAAGGAGGTCTGGGAGCTCAAGGGCTCGCAGATGTTCCTCAGGGTGGGCGAGCGCGTCTCGGTGGATAAGCTCCTGCGCGGACTGGTGGTCCAGAGCGGCAACGACGCGGCGCTGGCCCTCGCCGAGCACCTCGCCGGCGGCAAGGAGACCTTTCTCCGCATGATGAACCGCACCGCCCGGGACCTGGGGATGGAGGGCTCGCATTTCTCCGACCCGGGGGGCCTCCCCGGCGACGGCATGGTGGTCACCGCCCGGGATATGGCGAAGCTCGCCCGGGTCATCGTGAACGAATACCCGCAGTACCTGGAGATGTTCCAGCAGCGCTCCCTCACCCACAACGGCATCACCCAGAGCAATCGGAACCGCCTCCTGGGCCGCATGGAGGGGGCGGACGGCCTGAAGACCGGGCATACCAAGGCCGCCGGCTACAATCTGGTGGGTACCGTGGAACGCGATGGGATGCGGCTCGTCAGCGTGGTCCTGGGCTCCTCCTCGCCCGCGCAGCGCTTCGACACCATGCAGGGCCTGCTGAACTACGGCTTCCGCTTCTACGAGACCCGCAAGCTCTACGCCGCGGGGGAGGCCGTTGAGACGACCCGTGTCTGGCAGGGCGCCACGGAGGAGCTGGAGCTGACCCTGGCGGAGCCTCTCTACGTCACCATCCCCCGCAACAGCGACTCCGACCTGGAGCTGCGGGCGCGGCTGGAATCTCCCCTCCGGGCGCCGGTCAAGGAGCAGGATGAGGTGGGCACCCTGCAGGTGAAACTGGGCGACGAGTCGCTGGCCCGCCGGCCCCTGCTGGCCAAGGCGGAGGTGGCCTCCGGGGGCTGGATCCGCTACCTGCTCGACGCCGCCCGCCTGCAATGGCAGGGGTTCTGGGAGGGCCAGAAGACCCGGTTCCTGGCCCAGGACGAGGGCGAGGCCACCGAGGCCGAGCCGGGAGCGGCCCAGCCGGGCTGACCGCCCCGCCCGGCGGCCTCACGGGGCCGCCGCCGGTCTGCCGTTCGCCATTCAGCCTGGATTCAGGACGGCCTCCTACCATGTGACGGAACATCACATGGAGGACTCCCCGAATGACCGTCCGGAATCCCTCGCAGCAGGAAACGCGGGTCTGGGACCTCTGGGTCCGCGTCTCCCACTGGACCCTCGCCGCCGCCTTCTTCCTCGCCTACCTGGTGGAGGAGCCGGAAGGCCTCCACGTCTGGCTCGGCTACCTGATCGGCACCCTGGTGCTGGTGCGCGTGGCCTGGGGCTTCATGGGGCCCCGCCATGCCCGGTTCCACGACTTCGTCCCCTCGCCGAACTCCCTGAAGGCCTACCTGCAGCGCCTGGTCCGCGGCCGGGAGCCGCGCTTTGTGGGACACAATCCCCTGGGCGGCGTCATGGTGGTCGCCCTGCTGGGCACCCTCACCTTCACGGCGGTGACCGGCCTCATGGTGTACGGGGCCGAGGAACATCGGGGCCCGCTGGGAGGCTGGTACGCTGTGGAGACGGCGACACCCTC of the Thiohalorhabdus denitrificans genome contains:
- a CDS encoding 2-hydroxyacid dehydrogenase, yielding MQAVFLDTTSLDREDLDRGPLEASATDWSFFDETPADAVPERIREAEVVISNKVPLDAEAIRGAPNLRLICIAATGTNNVDLEAARQRGVAVTNVVGYATPAVVQHVFGLVLALTTRLQDYTAAVAAGRWSQSPHFCLLDFPIAELAGRTLGVVGHGELGGNVARVAEAFGMQVRVAQLPGRPERPGRIPLNELLPDVDVLTLHCPLTPETENLIGRAELERLPDDALLINTARGGIVDEPALAEALREGRLGGAGVDVLTREPPPADHVLLAPDIPNLIVTPHVAWATRAARQRMVEELAANIGAFQRGEERNRVV
- a CDS encoding D-alanyl-D-alanine carboxypeptidase family protein: MNRLIAVICLCIFLLPSWAGARYVPEPPGTPAEAAILMDAKSGRILASQNPDKEHPPASLAKLMTAYITFQALEEGRISLEDKVRISKEVWELKGSQMFLRVGERVSVDKLLRGLVVQSGNDAALALAEHLAGGKETFLRMMNRTARDLGMEGSHFSDPGGLPGDGMVVTARDMAKLARVIVNEYPQYLEMFQQRSLTHNGITQSNRNRLLGRMEGADGLKTGHTKAAGYNLVGTVERDGMRLVSVVLGSSSPAQRFDTMQGLLNYGFRFYETRKLYAAGEAVETTRVWQGATEELELTLAEPLYVTIPRNSDSDLELRARLESPLRAPVKEQDEVGTLQVKLGDESLARRPLLAKAEVASGGWIRYLLDAARLQWQGFWEGQKTRFLAQDEGEATEAEPGAAQPG
- a CDS encoding cytochrome b/b6 domain-containing protein, producing the protein MTVRNPSQQETRVWDLWVRVSHWTLAAAFFLAYLVEEPEGLHVWLGYLIGTLVLVRVAWGFMGPRHARFHDFVPSPNSLKAYLQRLVRGREPRFVGHNPLGGVMVVALLGTLTFTAVTGLMVYGAEEHRGPLGGWYAVETATPSLIPAAYADDHGEEGEEHAGGEAEALEEVHELAANLTLALVGLHVGGVLFTGWRHRENLVRAMITGRKRAE